The following coding sequences lie in one Dryobates pubescens isolate bDryPub1 chromosome 10, bDryPub1.pri, whole genome shotgun sequence genomic window:
- the P2RY8 gene encoding P2Y purinoceptor 8: protein MVKNGSRLDFETLAMLQNKAISITLPVVYTLVAMISIPGNLFSLWVLCWHIKPKTPSVIFMINLSITDLMLASCFPFQISYHIQSNHWSFGKTLCSLVTVMFYSNMYSSILTMTCISIERYMGVVYPMKLIKWRRKRYAFAACLGMWIFLLIAFYPLESTDLTYEVKELGIITCFDVLKWDMLPNFAAWVAFLLTLFVVLFLIPFIITVGCYIGTIRKLIQTSSRYGNRQKTRSIYLAIIVLLVFITCFAPNNFILLVHMISRLFYSRSLYPAYKLTLCLSCFNNCIDPFIYYFASKEFYQKFMQVFRPKVLLSDSLETRRESLFSGRTMSARSMSSGPMDGLEGVKVYLQRQESVF, encoded by the coding sequence ATGGTTAAAAACGGATCCCGCCTGGACTTTGAAACGCTGGCAATGCTCCAGAATAAAGCTATCTCCATCACCCTTCCAGTTGTGTATACATTGGTAGCTATGATCAGTATCCCTGGCAATTTGTTCTCCCTTTGGGTGCTCTGCTGGCAcatcaaacccaaaacaccttcTGTTATCTTCATGATCAATCTAAGCATCACAGATCTCATGCTGGCCAGCTGCTTTCCCTTTCAGATTTCTTATCACATCCAAAGCAACCACTGGAGCTTTGGCAAGACCCTTTGCAGCCTTGTGACTGTGATGTTCTACTCCAACATGTATTCTTCCATATTGACTATGACTTGTATCAGCATTGAACGGTATATGGGTGTGGTATATCCCATGAAGTTGATCaagtggaggagaaaaagatatgcctttgctgcctgcctgggtaTGTGGATTTTCTTGCTAATAGCCTTCTACCCACTAGAAAGCACAGATCTGACCTATGAAGTGAAAGAACTGGGGATTATAACCTGTTTTGATGTTCTCAAATGGGATATGCTGCCCAACTTTGCAGCCTGGGTTGCCTTTCTCCTCACGCTATTTGTCGTGCTATTCCTGATCCCATTCATCATAACAGTTGGATGCTATATTGGCACCATTCGGAAGCTTATTCAGACATCAAGCAGATATGGTAACAGGCAGAAGACTAGATCCATATATCTAGCCATCATAGTCCTTCTGGTATTCATCACTTGCTTTGCCCCCAATAACTTTATCCTACTTGTGCATATGATCAGCCGCCTATTTTACAGCAGGAGTTTGTACCCTGCCTACAAGCTCACCTTATGCCTCAGTTGCTTCAACAACTGCATAGATCCGTTCATTTATTATTTTGCATCCAAAGAATTTTACCAGAAATTCATGCAAGTGTTTCGTCCTAAGGTACTGCTCAGTGACAGTCTGGAaaccagaagagaaagcttATTCTCTGGCAGGACCATGTCGGCCAGGTCAATGTCAAGCGGACCTATGGATGGATTAGAGGGAGTAAAGGTCTATTTGCAAAGGCAGGAAAGTGTTTTTTAG